From a region of the Thermoanaerobaculia bacterium genome:
- a CDS encoding NUDIX hydrolase, with translation MKPETPLLTVDGIVLDGKRIVLIRRLHPPFEGQWALPGGFVEIGETVEEACVREIREETGLDVDIVRLLGVYSDPGRDPRGHTVSVVFLCYPSGGELRGADDAAEARWFTLPVTDPLAFDHEKILEDLNRILKG, from the coding sequence CTTCTCACCGTAGACGGCATCGTTCTTGACGGAAAACGGATTGTACTGATCCGCCGCCTTCACCCTCCCTTCGAAGGGCAGTGGGCCCTGCCCGGGGGATTCGTGGAGATCGGGGAGACCGTGGAGGAAGCCTGCGTCCGGGAAATACGGGAGGAAACGGGCCTGGACGTGGACATCGTCCGTCTCCTGGGCGTCTATTCCGATCCCGGGAGGGACCCGCGAGGCCACACGGTCTCTGTCGTCTTCCTCTGCTATCCCTCCGGCGGGGAGCTTCGCGGGGCCGACGATGCCGCCGAGGCCCGCTGGTTCACCCTCCCGGTCACCGACCCCCTCGCCTTCGACCACGAAAAAATCCTGGAGGACCTGAATAGAATTCTCAAAGGATAG